A single region of the Penaeus monodon isolate SGIC_2016 chromosome 18, NSTDA_Pmon_1, whole genome shotgun sequence genome encodes:
- the LOC119584643 gene encoding alkylglycerol monooxygenase-like produces MVRSQQILSDKNLRWSAGHLEQRRNLAERARYEKLSTGCPTTSSLNVYFWIQMYYYFEVFKKAKNMNTWVDTMKVLFNGPGWHPGTPRLGDPSASSDVQANRAKYDPRLPIWQEVYVVLQYFLALFLQQVLIAKLSTSSWASVLLMSTFICSPSTASEPSCNDGWWWSPLAETARCAAFVVYARGTPISKSTFLDTCLVVYFTLSALVWMAYSFKVLIKGSKEVAKTE; encoded by the exons ATGGTCAGG AGCCAACAAATACTGTCTGACAAAAACCTACGGTGGAGTGCTGGTCATCTGGAGCAACGTCGGAACCTTGCAGAAAGAGCGAGATACGAGAAGTTGTCTACGGGTTGTCCGACCACCTCGTCCCTTAAtgtttatttttggattcag ATGTACTATTATTTTGAAGTCTTCAAAAAGGCAAAGAACATGAACACTTGGGTAGACACGATGAAAGTTCTTTTCAATGGGCCCGGTTGGCACCCTGGCACCCCTCGCTTGGGTGATCCCAGCGCTTCTTCAGACGTCCAAGCGAATAGGGCCAAGTACGATCCTCGACTCCCCATATGGCAAGAGGTCTATGTTGTGCTGCAGTATTTCCTTGCACTCTTTCTGCAACAGGTCCTCATAGCAAAATTATcg ACGTCCTCGTGGGCAAGCGTCCTCCTGATGTCAACCTTCATCTGCTCTCCGTCGACTGCATCGGAGCCAAGCTGTAACGACGGCTGGTGGTGGTCTCCCCTCGCCGAAACCGCCCGTTGTGCCGCCTTTGTAGTTTACGCCCGCGGTACGCCCATCTCCAAGAGTACATTCTTGGATACTTGTTTGGTGGTTTATTTTACTCTGTCGGCGTTGGTGTGGATGGCTTATAGTTTCAAGGTTCTCATCAAAGGTTCTAAGGAAGTGGCGAAGACAGAATGA